Proteins from a genomic interval of Spirochaetia bacterium 38H-sp:
- a CDS encoding YigZ family protein: MSSYFMISSVSMAEYTVKRSRFISYAIPVIDRDTAEIEIKKKREEYSDATHVVYAYAIGKPGSEIIGMSDDGEPHGTAGKPVLSQITGRNLWNLLVVVIRYFGGIKLGTGGLVHAYAEAARLALDSSDIREYVPMCEFSLSCSYELYHRIKPLVDKYSLKIKNENYASSVELDASIAETKWHNFKTELMKLSQGGKNLVLKFNGGNNEC, translated from the coding sequence ATGAGTTCTTACTTTATGATATCTTCCGTTTCCATGGCAGAATATACTGTAAAGCGTTCTCGTTTTATATCCTATGCTATTCCCGTGATAGATAGGGATACGGCAGAGATAGAGATAAAAAAGAAACGAGAAGAATATTCTGATGCAACTCATGTTGTATATGCATATGCCATAGGCAAGCCAGGTTCTGAGATTATTGGCATGAGCGATGATGGTGAACCACATGGAACAGCTGGAAAACCCGTTCTTTCTCAGATAACAGGAAGGAACCTGTGGAATCTCCTTGTTGTTGTTATTAGATACTTTGGTGGAATAAAACTTGGAACAGGAGGACTTGTTCATGCGTATGCGGAGGCTGCCAGACTTGCCCTTGATTCTTCCGACATTCGTGAGTATGTTCCTATGTGTGAGTTTTCCCTGTCATGTTCTTACGAACTTTATCACAGGATAAAACCGCTTGTTGACAAGTATTCTTTGAAAATAAAGAATGAAAACTATGCGAGCTCTGTTGAGCTTGATGCCTCTATTGCAGAAACTAAGTGGCATAATTTTAAAACTGAGCTTATGAAACTTTCTCAGGGAGGCAAAAACCTAGTGCTTAAA
- the rdgB gene encoding RdgB/HAM1 family non-canonical purine NTP pyrophosphatase encodes MQIILASNNQHKKEELGKILYPHTILLPQDMGISFSCEETGKTYIENAIQKAQTLYKQIEKPVLSDDSGLSVEALDGRPGIHSARFGEQETGKKLNQKEKNRLLLELMGDKKERKAAFVCCMVLFINPLRIYAVQETLEGYIATEERGTNGFGYDPIFYLPQYDKHLAELSPEEKNKISHRGKAAKRISKLLEDI; translated from the coding sequence ATGCAAATAATCCTTGCCAGCAACAATCAGCACAAAAAAGAAGAACTGGGGAAGATACTTTATCCCCACACCATACTATTGCCTCAGGACATGGGTATAAGCTTCTCCTGCGAGGAAACAGGAAAGACATACATAGAAAATGCGATACAAAAAGCACAGACATTATACAAACAGATAGAGAAACCTGTTCTTTCCGATGATTCTGGGCTTAGTGTTGAAGCACTTGACGGAAGACCTGGAATACATTCTGCCAGATTTGGAGAACAGGAAACAGGAAAAAAGCTTAACCAGAAAGAAAAGAATAGACTTCTTTTGGAACTTATGGGTGACAAAAAAGAACGAAAAGCAGCATTTGTCTGCTGCATGGTTCTTTTTATAAACCCATTGAGAATATATGCTGTGCAGGAAACACTGGAAGGTTATATTGCAACAGAGGAACGCGGGACAAACGGATTTGGCTATGACCCTATCTTCTATCTGCCACAATATGATAAACACCTTGCAGAACTATCTCCCGAGGAAAAAAACAAGATATCCCACAGAGGGAAGGCAGCAAAAAGAATATCAAAACTTTTGGAGGATATATGA
- a CDS encoding methylglyoxal synthase: MDYVKTIALVAHDNRKQDLLEWVRWNYKTLIQHKLVCTGTTGKLVQETITGLMEEGDRQTYPIIRLKSGPLGGDQQLGAMIAEEKVDILIFLWDPMEPQPHDVDVKALLRIAVLYNIPIANNRSTADFIISSELFKQQYQPIKRDYSSYLNRTVPGE, translated from the coding sequence ATGGATTATGTAAAGACAATTGCCCTTGTTGCACATGATAATAGAAAGCAGGATTTACTTGAGTGGGTAAGATGGAATTATAAAACTCTTATCCAGCATAAGCTTGTATGCACAGGTACTACAGGAAAGCTTGTACAAGAAACCATAACAGGTCTTATGGAAGAAGGAGACAGACAGACATATCCCATTATAAGATTAAAGTCAGGACCATTGGGAGGAGACCAGCAGCTTGGCGCTATGATAGCAGAAGAGAAAGTTGATATACTTATATTCCTGTGGGATCCAATGGAACCTCAACCACATGATGTCGATGTTAAGGCTTTATTAAGAATAGCAGTTCTATATAATATTCCCATAGCAAACAACAGATCCACAGCAGACTTTATTATCTCATCAGAGTTGTTTAAACAGCAATACCAGCCCATAAAGAGAGATTATTCCAGCTATTTAAACAGAACAGTACCCGGAGAATAA